One segment of Polyodon spathula isolate WHYD16114869_AA unplaced genomic scaffold, ASM1765450v1 scaffolds_616, whole genome shotgun sequence DNA contains the following:
- the eya3 gene encoding eyes absent homolog 3 isoform X2, with protein sequence MDEAPELTELPAKKARHELLDSEEHSSRTEGMPDTRSQVGGGESAAHKPEPASFLDSSMALLNEVKREAPDPVSQSVRDPADTYTEAGFNTKTSHEYTSQLYQTSKSYTHILSPSVAAPAITTYSGQPQYPASSQSTTYTAYPQASQNYGLPPFGAMWPGIKSESSLSEAPSVAQPGFLSFSTAFTSTQPAQAHYSYPAQGTSFTTSSVYSSVPAGTATAAVAQQEYPNYTTLGPNQFPQYYAAPSFVPGGVANSSAVSGLVNTVAYQSVKAEIPAPAPAAAEQPPATDSSAGSPLSAAGRDPEETGHRNSSGKSKGKGKRSDASQTAESDLERVFLWDLDETIIVFHSLLTGSFAQKFGKDPATALTLGLQMEELIFELADTHLFFNDLEECDQVHVEDVASDDNGQDLSNYNFTTDGFSSSGSGAGPGSGAGVQGGAEWMRKLAFRYRRLKQIYNTYKGNIGGLLSPMKGDLLGRLQGDVEVVTDSWLGTALKSLLLIQSRGKCVNVLVTTTQLVPALAKVLLYGLGEVFPIENIYSATKIGKESCFERIVSRFGKKVTYVVIGDGRDEEFAAKQHNMPFWRISNHSDLLSLYQALELDFL encoded by the exons ATGGATGAAGCCCCGGAGCTGACAGAGCTTCCG gcaaAGAAAGCTCGACACGAGTTGCTGGATTCTGAAGAGCATTCATCAAG GACAGAGGGGATGCCAGATACTCGCAGCCAGGTGGGTGGCGGGGAATCTGCTGCTCACAAACCCGAACCTGCTAGCTTCCTGGACTCCAGCATGGCCCTTCTCAATGAAG ttaaAAGAGAAGCGCCTGATCCAGTGAGCCAATCCGTGAGAGACCCGGCAGACACATACACAGAGGCTG GCTTTAACACAAAGACATCGCATGAATATACCTCGCAACTCTACCAGACAAGCAA GTCATACACGCACATCCTTTCCCCATCTGTAGCAGCGCCAGCCATCACAACGTACTCTGGACAGCCGCAGTACCCCGCCTCATCTCAATCTACCACTTACACTGCCTACCCACAAGCCAGCCAAAACTACGGCCTACCTCCGTTCG GTGCAATGTGGCCAGGTATCAAATCTGAGAGCAGCTTGTCTGAGGCTCCGTCTGTTGCACAGCCTGGTTTCCTCAGTTTCAGCACAGCATTTACCTCAACACAGCCTGCTCAAGCACACTATTCATATCCTGCCCAAG gTACCAGTTTCACAACATCAAGCGTTTATTCCAGTGTCCCTGCTGGTACAGCAACGGCAGCTGTGGCACAACAG GAATACCCTAATTACACCACCCTGGGCCCAAACCAGTTCCCCCAGTATTATGCGGCTCCAAGCTTTGTGCCAGGGGGTGTTGCAAACAGCAGTGCTGTCAGTGGTCTTGTCAATACTGTAGCCTACCAGAGTGTGAAGGCAGAGATTCCAGCTCCTGCTCCCGCAGCTGCTGAGCAGCCTCCAGCAACAG ACTCCTCAGCAGGGTCGCCCCTGTCTGCAGCTGGCAGAGACCCAGAGGAGACAGGCCACCGGAACAGCAGCGGCAAATCCAAAGGGAAAGGGAAGCGATCGGATGCATCACAGACAGCCGAGAGTGACTTAGAG agAGTGTTTCTGTGGGATCTGGATGAAACTATTATTGTTTTCCATTCACTGCTCACCGGTTCCTTTGCACAAAAGTTTGGAAAG GACCCAGCCACAGCTCTTACACTCGGTCTGCAGATGGAGGAGCTGATCTTTGAGCTGGCAGACACACATTTGTTCTTCAATGACCTGGAG gAATGTGATCAGGTTCACGTGGAGGACGTTGCCTCTGATGACAATGGTCAGGATCTAAG CAACTATAATTTCACTACGGATGGCTTTAGCAGCTCTGGTAGTGGCGCGGGCCCCGGCTCTGGAGCTGGCGTGCAGGGAGGGGCAGAGTGGATGAGGAAGCTGGCTTTCCGCTACCGCCGCCTGAAGCAGATCTACAACACCTACAAAGGCAACATTGGGG GACTCCTCAGTCCGATGAAAGGAGATTTACTGGGTCGGCTTCAAGGGGATGTCGAAGTTGTGACCGACTCTTGGTTAGGGACTGCATTAAAATCTTTGCTACTGATTCaatccag AGGAAAGTGTGTAAATGTCTTGGTCACAACAACCCAGCTGGTGCCTGCCTTGGCCAAGGTGCTCCTGTACGGACTAGGAGAGGTGTTCCCCATcgaaaacatttacagtgccaCAAAAATAG GGAAGGAGAGCTGCTTTGAGCGGATTGTGTCTCGCTTTGGGAAGAAGGTGACCTATGTGGTGATCGGAGACGGTCGTGATGAGGAATTTGCAGCTAAACAG cacAACATGCCCTTTTGGAGGATATCCAATCACAGTGATCTCCTATCACTATACCAGGCCCTGGAGCTGGACTTTTTATAA
- the eya3 gene encoding eyes absent homolog 3 isoform X3: protein MPDTRSQVGGGESAAHKPEPASFLDSSMALLNEVKREAPDPVSQSVRDPADTYTEAGFNTKTSHEYTSQLYQTSKSYTHILSPSVAAPAITTYSGQPQYPASSQSTTYTAYPQASQNYGLPPFGAMWPGIKSESSLSEAPSVAQPGFLSFSTAFTSTQPAQAHYSYPAQGTSFTTSSVYSSVPAGTATAAVAQQEYPNYTTLGPNQFPQYYAAPSFVPGGVANSSAVSGLVNTVAYQSVKAEIPAPAPAAAEQPPATADSSAGSPLSAAGRDPEETGHRNSSGKSKGKGKRSDASQTAESDLERVFLWDLDETIIVFHSLLTGSFAQKFGKDPATALTLGLQMEELIFELADTHLFFNDLEECDQVHVEDVASDDNGQDLSNYNFTTDGFSSSGSGAGPGSGAGVQGGAEWMRKLAFRYRRLKQIYNTYKGNIGGLLSPMKGDLLGRLQGDVEVVTDSWLGTALKSLLLIQSRGKCVNVLVTTTQLVPALAKVLLYGLGEVFPIENIYSATKIGKESCFERIVSRFGKKVTYVVIGDGRDEEFAAKQHNMPFWRISNHSDLLSLYQALELDFL, encoded by the exons ATGCCAGATACTCGCAGCCAGGTGGGTGGCGGGGAATCTGCTGCTCACAAACCCGAACCTGCTAGCTTCCTGGACTCCAGCATGGCCCTTCTCAATGAAG ttaaAAGAGAAGCGCCTGATCCAGTGAGCCAATCCGTGAGAGACCCGGCAGACACATACACAGAGGCTG GCTTTAACACAAAGACATCGCATGAATATACCTCGCAACTCTACCAGACAAGCAA GTCATACACGCACATCCTTTCCCCATCTGTAGCAGCGCCAGCCATCACAACGTACTCTGGACAGCCGCAGTACCCCGCCTCATCTCAATCTACCACTTACACTGCCTACCCACAAGCCAGCCAAAACTACGGCCTACCTCCGTTCG GTGCAATGTGGCCAGGTATCAAATCTGAGAGCAGCTTGTCTGAGGCTCCGTCTGTTGCACAGCCTGGTTTCCTCAGTTTCAGCACAGCATTTACCTCAACACAGCCTGCTCAAGCACACTATTCATATCCTGCCCAAG gTACCAGTTTCACAACATCAAGCGTTTATTCCAGTGTCCCTGCTGGTACAGCAACGGCAGCTGTGGCACAACAG GAATACCCTAATTACACCACCCTGGGCCCAAACCAGTTCCCCCAGTATTATGCGGCTCCAAGCTTTGTGCCAGGGGGTGTTGCAAACAGCAGTGCTGTCAGTGGTCTTGTCAATACTGTAGCCTACCAGAGTGTGAAGGCAGAGATTCCAGCTCCTGCTCCCGCAGCTGCTGAGCAGCCTCCAGCAACAG CAGACTCCTCAGCAGGGTCGCCCCTGTCTGCAGCTGGCAGAGACCCAGAGGAGACAGGCCACCGGAACAGCAGCGGCAAATCCAAAGGGAAAGGGAAGCGATCGGATGCATCACAGACAGCCGAGAGTGACTTAGAG agAGTGTTTCTGTGGGATCTGGATGAAACTATTATTGTTTTCCATTCACTGCTCACCGGTTCCTTTGCACAAAAGTTTGGAAAG GACCCAGCCACAGCTCTTACACTCGGTCTGCAGATGGAGGAGCTGATCTTTGAGCTGGCAGACACACATTTGTTCTTCAATGACCTGGAG gAATGTGATCAGGTTCACGTGGAGGACGTTGCCTCTGATGACAATGGTCAGGATCTAAG CAACTATAATTTCACTACGGATGGCTTTAGCAGCTCTGGTAGTGGCGCGGGCCCCGGCTCTGGAGCTGGCGTGCAGGGAGGGGCAGAGTGGATGAGGAAGCTGGCTTTCCGCTACCGCCGCCTGAAGCAGATCTACAACACCTACAAAGGCAACATTGGGG GACTCCTCAGTCCGATGAAAGGAGATTTACTGGGTCGGCTTCAAGGGGATGTCGAAGTTGTGACCGACTCTTGGTTAGGGACTGCATTAAAATCTTTGCTACTGATTCaatccag AGGAAAGTGTGTAAATGTCTTGGTCACAACAACCCAGCTGGTGCCTGCCTTGGCCAAGGTGCTCCTGTACGGACTAGGAGAGGTGTTCCCCATcgaaaacatttacagtgccaCAAAAATAG GGAAGGAGAGCTGCTTTGAGCGGATTGTGTCTCGCTTTGGGAAGAAGGTGACCTATGTGGTGATCGGAGACGGTCGTGATGAGGAATTTGCAGCTAAACAG cacAACATGCCCTTTTGGAGGATATCCAATCACAGTGATCTCCTATCACTATACCAGGCCCTGGAGCTGGACTTTTTATAA
- the si:ch211-195b13.1 gene encoding STKc_SGK domain-containing protein isoform X2, translating into MTRAVLQDGEMKSDTGRNSFRAFIKERKMGLNDFIQRLVSSPNMCQHSDVRVFLKINKNQNEEAEDQNNSPLCLDSQRSSLAEETQVKPSDFDYLKVIGKGSFGKVLLVRHKENSKYYAVKVLQKTMILKKKEQKHIMAERSVLLKNLKHPFLVGLHFSFQTTDKLYFVLDYVNGGELFYHLQRERVFLEPRARFYAAEMASALGYLHSLHIIYRDLKPENILLDCQGHIVLTDFGLCKEGVDPNSTTSTFCGTPEYLAPEVLRKQAYDRTVDWWCLGSVLYEMMYGLPPFYSRNTAEMYNNILHKDLVLKPNVSNAGCELLQGLLQKDRKHRLGARDDFLELKSHAFFSPINWDDLTAKKITPPFIPSLASPVDLQYFDTEFTQLPITNSLQNSDSVLVTSSVREAAGAFPGFSYGPPADDAFL; encoded by the exons ATGACAAGAGCAGTACTGCAAGACGGTGAAATGAAATCAGACACTGGGAGAAACTCTTTCAGAG CCTTCATCAAGGAAAGGAAAATGGGCTTGAACGACTTCATTCAGAGGCTGGTATCGAGCCCGAACATGTGTCAACA TTCTGACGTTCGAGTATTTTTGAAAATCAACAAAAACCAGAATGAGGAAGCAGAAGACCAAAATAATTCTCCa CTATGTCTTGATTCCCAGAGAAGCTCACTAGCTGAGGAGACCCA AGTTAAGCCATCTGACTTCGACTACCTTAAAGTAATTGGAAAAGGCAGCTTTGGGAAG GTTCTGCTGGTCAGGCACAAGGAGAACTCAAAGTACTATGCGGTGAAGGTCCTGCAGAAGACAATGATCCTGAAAAAGAAAGAG CAAAAGCACATCATGGCCGAACGAAGCGTCCTGCTCAAGAACCTGAAGCACCCCTTCCTGGTGGGGCTCCACTTCTCCTTCCAGACCACAGACAAGCTGTACTTCGTGCTGGACTACGTGAACGGGGGAGAG CTCTTCTACCACCTGCAGCGGGAGAGAGTGTTCCTGGAGCCCCGGGCACGATTCTACGCAGCCGAGATGGCCAGCGCATTGGGCTACCTGCATTCCCTGCACATCATCTACAG AGATCTCAAGCCAGAAAACATCCTGCTGGACTGTCAGGGCCACATCGTGCTGACCGACtttgggctgtgcaaagaggggGTCGACCCCAACAGCACCACGTCCACGTTCTGTGGGACCCCCGAG TATCTAGCCCCTGAAGTCCTGCGGAAGCAAGCCTATGACCGGACAGTGGACTGGTGGTGCTTGGGCTCAGTGCTTTATGAGATGATGTATGGACTG CCTCCCTTCTACAGCCGGAACACAGCAGAGATGTACAATAACATCCTGCACAAGGATCTGGTGCTCAAACCCAACGTGTCCAACGCCGGGTGCGAGCTGCTCCAGGGGCTGCTGCAGAAGGACCGCAAACACAGGCTGGGGGCCAGGGACGACTTC CTGGAACTCAAGTCTCACGCCTTCTTTTCCCCGATAAACTGGGATGACCTCACAGCAAAGAAAATCACCCCTCCTTTTATACCCTCCTTG GCAAGCCCCGTTGATCTCCAGTACTTTGACACCGAGTTCACCCAGCTGCCCATCACCAACTCCCTGCAGAACTCGGACAGCGTCCTGGTGACCAGCAGTGTCCGAGAGGCGGCCGGAGCATTCCCCGGCTTCTCCTACGGGCCTCCCGCTGACGACGCCTTCTTGTAG
- the si:ch211-195b13.1 gene encoding STKc_SGK domain-containing protein isoform X3, giving the protein MCHVSSTEYSFIKERKMGLNDFIQRLVSSPNMCQHSDVRVFLKINKNQNEEAEDQNNSPLCLDSQRSSLAEETQVKPSDFDYLKVIGKGSFGKVLLVRHKENSKYYAVKVLQKTMILKKKEQKHIMAERSVLLKNLKHPFLVGLHFSFQTTDKLYFVLDYVNGGELFYHLQRERVFLEPRARFYAAEMASALGYLHSLHIIYRDLKPENILLDCQGHIVLTDFGLCKEGVDPNSTTSTFCGTPEYLAPEVLRKQAYDRTVDWWCLGSVLYEMMYGLPPFYSRNTAEMYNNILHKDLVLKPNVSNAGCELLQGLLQKDRKHRLGARDDFLELKSHAFFSPINWDDLTAKKITPPFIPSLASPVDLQYFDTEFTQLPITNSLQNSDSVLVTSSVREAAGAFPGFSYGPPADDAFL; this is encoded by the exons ATGTGTCATGTTTCATCAACAGAATACT CCTTCATCAAGGAAAGGAAAATGGGCTTGAACGACTTCATTCAGAGGCTGGTATCGAGCCCGAACATGTGTCAACA TTCTGACGTTCGAGTATTTTTGAAAATCAACAAAAACCAGAATGAGGAAGCAGAAGACCAAAATAATTCTCCa CTATGTCTTGATTCCCAGAGAAGCTCACTAGCTGAGGAGACCCA AGTTAAGCCATCTGACTTCGACTACCTTAAAGTAATTGGAAAAGGCAGCTTTGGGAAG GTTCTGCTGGTCAGGCACAAGGAGAACTCAAAGTACTATGCGGTGAAGGTCCTGCAGAAGACAATGATCCTGAAAAAGAAAGAG CAAAAGCACATCATGGCCGAACGAAGCGTCCTGCTCAAGAACCTGAAGCACCCCTTCCTGGTGGGGCTCCACTTCTCCTTCCAGACCACAGACAAGCTGTACTTCGTGCTGGACTACGTGAACGGGGGAGAG CTCTTCTACCACCTGCAGCGGGAGAGAGTGTTCCTGGAGCCCCGGGCACGATTCTACGCAGCCGAGATGGCCAGCGCATTGGGCTACCTGCATTCCCTGCACATCATCTACAG AGATCTCAAGCCAGAAAACATCCTGCTGGACTGTCAGGGCCACATCGTGCTGACCGACtttgggctgtgcaaagaggggGTCGACCCCAACAGCACCACGTCCACGTTCTGTGGGACCCCCGAG TATCTAGCCCCTGAAGTCCTGCGGAAGCAAGCCTATGACCGGACAGTGGACTGGTGGTGCTTGGGCTCAGTGCTTTATGAGATGATGTATGGACTG CCTCCCTTCTACAGCCGGAACACAGCAGAGATGTACAATAACATCCTGCACAAGGATCTGGTGCTCAAACCCAACGTGTCCAACGCCGGGTGCGAGCTGCTCCAGGGGCTGCTGCAGAAGGACCGCAAACACAGGCTGGGGGCCAGGGACGACTTC CTGGAACTCAAGTCTCACGCCTTCTTTTCCCCGATAAACTGGGATGACCTCACAGCAAAGAAAATCACCCCTCCTTTTATACCCTCCTTG GCAAGCCCCGTTGATCTCCAGTACTTTGACACCGAGTTCACCCAGCTGCCCATCACCAACTCCCTGCAGAACTCGGACAGCGTCCTGGTGACCAGCAGTGTCCGAGAGGCGGCCGGAGCATTCCCCGGCTTCTCCTACGGGCCTCCCGCTGACGACGCCTTCTTGTAG
- the si:ch211-195b13.1 gene encoding STKc_SGK domain-containing protein isoform X1, translating to MAVTDSTCDLTQSKMRGLVAFLTAFIKERKMGLNDFIQRLVSSPNMCQHSDVRVFLKINKNQNEEAEDQNNSPLCLDSQRSSLAEETQVKPSDFDYLKVIGKGSFGKVLLVRHKENSKYYAVKVLQKTMILKKKEQKHIMAERSVLLKNLKHPFLVGLHFSFQTTDKLYFVLDYVNGGELFYHLQRERVFLEPRARFYAAEMASALGYLHSLHIIYRDLKPENILLDCQGHIVLTDFGLCKEGVDPNSTTSTFCGTPEYLAPEVLRKQAYDRTVDWWCLGSVLYEMMYGLPPFYSRNTAEMYNNILHKDLVLKPNVSNAGCELLQGLLQKDRKHRLGARDDFLELKSHAFFSPINWDDLTAKKITPPFIPSLASPVDLQYFDTEFTQLPITNSLQNSDSVLVTSSVREAAGAFPGFSYGPPADDAFL from the exons ATGGCAGTTACTGACTCTACCTGCGATTTAACTCAGTCCAAAATGAGGGGACTCGTAGCATTTCTCACGG CCTTCATCAAGGAAAGGAAAATGGGCTTGAACGACTTCATTCAGAGGCTGGTATCGAGCCCGAACATGTGTCAACA TTCTGACGTTCGAGTATTTTTGAAAATCAACAAAAACCAGAATGAGGAAGCAGAAGACCAAAATAATTCTCCa CTATGTCTTGATTCCCAGAGAAGCTCACTAGCTGAGGAGACCCA AGTTAAGCCATCTGACTTCGACTACCTTAAAGTAATTGGAAAAGGCAGCTTTGGGAAG GTTCTGCTGGTCAGGCACAAGGAGAACTCAAAGTACTATGCGGTGAAGGTCCTGCAGAAGACAATGATCCTGAAAAAGAAAGAG CAAAAGCACATCATGGCCGAACGAAGCGTCCTGCTCAAGAACCTGAAGCACCCCTTCCTGGTGGGGCTCCACTTCTCCTTCCAGACCACAGACAAGCTGTACTTCGTGCTGGACTACGTGAACGGGGGAGAG CTCTTCTACCACCTGCAGCGGGAGAGAGTGTTCCTGGAGCCCCGGGCACGATTCTACGCAGCCGAGATGGCCAGCGCATTGGGCTACCTGCATTCCCTGCACATCATCTACAG AGATCTCAAGCCAGAAAACATCCTGCTGGACTGTCAGGGCCACATCGTGCTGACCGACtttgggctgtgcaaagaggggGTCGACCCCAACAGCACCACGTCCACGTTCTGTGGGACCCCCGAG TATCTAGCCCCTGAAGTCCTGCGGAAGCAAGCCTATGACCGGACAGTGGACTGGTGGTGCTTGGGCTCAGTGCTTTATGAGATGATGTATGGACTG CCTCCCTTCTACAGCCGGAACACAGCAGAGATGTACAATAACATCCTGCACAAGGATCTGGTGCTCAAACCCAACGTGTCCAACGCCGGGTGCGAGCTGCTCCAGGGGCTGCTGCAGAAGGACCGCAAACACAGGCTGGGGGCCAGGGACGACTTC CTGGAACTCAAGTCTCACGCCTTCTTTTCCCCGATAAACTGGGATGACCTCACAGCAAAGAAAATCACCCCTCCTTTTATACCCTCCTTG GCAAGCCCCGTTGATCTCCAGTACTTTGACACCGAGTTCACCCAGCTGCCCATCACCAACTCCCTGCAGAACTCGGACAGCGTCCTGGTGACCAGCAGTGTCCGAGAGGCGGCCGGAGCATTCCCCGGCTTCTCCTACGGGCCTCCCGCTGACGACGCCTTCTTGTAG
- the eya3 gene encoding eyes absent homolog 3 isoform X1, translating into MDEAPELTELPAKKARHELLDSEEHSSRTEGMPDTRSQVGGGESAAHKPEPASFLDSSMALLNEVKREAPDPVSQSVRDPADTYTEAGFNTKTSHEYTSQLYQTSKSYTHILSPSVAAPAITTYSGQPQYPASSQSTTYTAYPQASQNYGLPPFGAMWPGIKSESSLSEAPSVAQPGFLSFSTAFTSTQPAQAHYSYPAQGTSFTTSSVYSSVPAGTATAAVAQQEYPNYTTLGPNQFPQYYAAPSFVPGGVANSSAVSGLVNTVAYQSVKAEIPAPAPAAAEQPPATADSSAGSPLSAAGRDPEETGHRNSSGKSKGKGKRSDASQTAESDLERVFLWDLDETIIVFHSLLTGSFAQKFGKDPATALTLGLQMEELIFELADTHLFFNDLEECDQVHVEDVASDDNGQDLSNYNFTTDGFSSSGSGAGPGSGAGVQGGAEWMRKLAFRYRRLKQIYNTYKGNIGGLLSPMKGDLLGRLQGDVEVVTDSWLGTALKSLLLIQSRGKCVNVLVTTTQLVPALAKVLLYGLGEVFPIENIYSATKIGKESCFERIVSRFGKKVTYVVIGDGRDEEFAAKQHNMPFWRISNHSDLLSLYQALELDFL; encoded by the exons ATGGATGAAGCCCCGGAGCTGACAGAGCTTCCG gcaaAGAAAGCTCGACACGAGTTGCTGGATTCTGAAGAGCATTCATCAAG GACAGAGGGGATGCCAGATACTCGCAGCCAGGTGGGTGGCGGGGAATCTGCTGCTCACAAACCCGAACCTGCTAGCTTCCTGGACTCCAGCATGGCCCTTCTCAATGAAG ttaaAAGAGAAGCGCCTGATCCAGTGAGCCAATCCGTGAGAGACCCGGCAGACACATACACAGAGGCTG GCTTTAACACAAAGACATCGCATGAATATACCTCGCAACTCTACCAGACAAGCAA GTCATACACGCACATCCTTTCCCCATCTGTAGCAGCGCCAGCCATCACAACGTACTCTGGACAGCCGCAGTACCCCGCCTCATCTCAATCTACCACTTACACTGCCTACCCACAAGCCAGCCAAAACTACGGCCTACCTCCGTTCG GTGCAATGTGGCCAGGTATCAAATCTGAGAGCAGCTTGTCTGAGGCTCCGTCTGTTGCACAGCCTGGTTTCCTCAGTTTCAGCACAGCATTTACCTCAACACAGCCTGCTCAAGCACACTATTCATATCCTGCCCAAG gTACCAGTTTCACAACATCAAGCGTTTATTCCAGTGTCCCTGCTGGTACAGCAACGGCAGCTGTGGCACAACAG GAATACCCTAATTACACCACCCTGGGCCCAAACCAGTTCCCCCAGTATTATGCGGCTCCAAGCTTTGTGCCAGGGGGTGTTGCAAACAGCAGTGCTGTCAGTGGTCTTGTCAATACTGTAGCCTACCAGAGTGTGAAGGCAGAGATTCCAGCTCCTGCTCCCGCAGCTGCTGAGCAGCCTCCAGCAACAG CAGACTCCTCAGCAGGGTCGCCCCTGTCTGCAGCTGGCAGAGACCCAGAGGAGACAGGCCACCGGAACAGCAGCGGCAAATCCAAAGGGAAAGGGAAGCGATCGGATGCATCACAGACAGCCGAGAGTGACTTAGAG agAGTGTTTCTGTGGGATCTGGATGAAACTATTATTGTTTTCCATTCACTGCTCACCGGTTCCTTTGCACAAAAGTTTGGAAAG GACCCAGCCACAGCTCTTACACTCGGTCTGCAGATGGAGGAGCTGATCTTTGAGCTGGCAGACACACATTTGTTCTTCAATGACCTGGAG gAATGTGATCAGGTTCACGTGGAGGACGTTGCCTCTGATGACAATGGTCAGGATCTAAG CAACTATAATTTCACTACGGATGGCTTTAGCAGCTCTGGTAGTGGCGCGGGCCCCGGCTCTGGAGCTGGCGTGCAGGGAGGGGCAGAGTGGATGAGGAAGCTGGCTTTCCGCTACCGCCGCCTGAAGCAGATCTACAACACCTACAAAGGCAACATTGGGG GACTCCTCAGTCCGATGAAAGGAGATTTACTGGGTCGGCTTCAAGGGGATGTCGAAGTTGTGACCGACTCTTGGTTAGGGACTGCATTAAAATCTTTGCTACTGATTCaatccag AGGAAAGTGTGTAAATGTCTTGGTCACAACAACCCAGCTGGTGCCTGCCTTGGCCAAGGTGCTCCTGTACGGACTAGGAGAGGTGTTCCCCATcgaaaacatttacagtgccaCAAAAATAG GGAAGGAGAGCTGCTTTGAGCGGATTGTGTCTCGCTTTGGGAAGAAGGTGACCTATGTGGTGATCGGAGACGGTCGTGATGAGGAATTTGCAGCTAAACAG cacAACATGCCCTTTTGGAGGATATCCAATCACAGTGATCTCCTATCACTATACCAGGCCCTGGAGCTGGACTTTTTATAA